The sequence below is a genomic window from Actinokineospora baliensis.
AGCGGATGCTGCGCGAGGCCCGCGCCCTCGCCGCCGTGCACCACCCGAACTGCGTCCGCGTCTACGACATCGTCGCCGAACCGGACGGCCTCGGCCTGGTCATGGAGTACATCGAGGGCCAGCCACTGGCCGACCGCGTCGCCAAGGGCGGCCCCCTCGACGACGTCGCCGTGGCCCGCCTCTGGATCACCATGGCCGGTGCCCTCTCCGCCGCCCACGCCAAGGGCGTCCTGCACCGGGACGTGAAACCGTCCAACATCATCATCGACCCGAACGGCAACGCCCACCTGATCGACTTCGGCATCGCCCGCTCCAAGGGCGACTCCACCCTGACCGCCACCGGCATGATGGTCGGCACCCCGGACTTCCTGGCCTCGGAGACCGCGGCGGGCGCCAACGCCACCCCCGCCTCGGACGCCTGGCAACTGGCGGCGACCGTGAGCTTCGCCCTCACCGGCAAACCCCCACGCGGAACCCGCGACAACGCGATGGCAGCCCTCATGGCAGCAGCCAAGGGCGACCCCCTCTCCGAACTCCCCGTCCGAAGCGCCCACCGACGGCTGCTGTTCGCGTCGCTGGATACTGAGCCTGCTCGCAGGCCTACGTTGAACGCGGTGGCTCGTGAGCTGAGCGACTGGTTGGGGCGTGAGGGGCACACGGAGACGGGGCCGGTGACGCAGATCGTTCGGCGCAGCGCGATTGAAGGGGTGGATCGGACGCGGCCCATGCGGTGATGCGCGCGGGTCTCTTGTTTCGGCTTCGCCGTCGGATCCACGCCTCGCCTGCGGCATCGGGCCCGGTCGCGATTTAAGTGCAGGCTCGATGCGGTGGACCTGTTTTGCGTGGGGCCCCTGCGCCGCCCGTGGCAGGACCGCAAAGCTGGGGCCGAAAAGCATGGCCCTGCAGCGCACAACGCTACGGACGACGCCACCCCACACAAAACAGGTCCACCCCATCGAGCATCTGGCACCAGCGACTTCCGAGTGTCCAGTGGTTGGGTTGGGCGGGTTGACTCCTTCGCTGCCCAGGGTCAGCGCATGGGGCGGGTTCGAACCCGCCGAGCCAACCCCGCCAGCCCAACCACCCGACTCCGACGGCATTGCCAGCCACTGGACACTCGGAGTCGCTGGTGCCAACTGCTCGATGGGGTGGACCTGTTTTGTGTGGGGGAGCGGCACCCGTAGCCTTGCTCGGCGGCTGGCTGGGCCGTCCCTTTGGCCCCCAGCTTTTAGGCCCAGCACGGGTGTCGCAGGGGCCCCACGCAAAACAGGTCCACCACGTCGAGCCTGCACTCAAATCGCGGATCCAGCGCAAGGCGCGAAGCGACGAGCCGAGCGCTCCGATGCAATGCCGCAGGCGAGCCGAGACCCGCTACTGCCCCGCAAACGTCCGCCGATAGTCCTTCGGCGCCACCCCAACCAGCCGCTGAAAGTGGTGCCTCAACAGCGCCGCACTCCCGAACCCACACTCCTGCGCCACTTCATCCACCGACATAGGCGTCTGCTCCAAGAGCCGCCGCGCATGCAGCACGCGCTGCGTGGAGAGCCACTTATGCGGCGTAGTACCGGTTTCGGCCACGAAGTGGCGGGCGAAGCTGCGTTCGGACATGCGGGCTCTGGTTGCCAAGCCCGCAACAGTGTGGTCTTCGGTGAGGTTTTCGAGCATCCAGGTCAGGACGGGTTGGAGGCTGTCGCTGGTGCACTGGGGGATGGGGAGGTCGACGTATTGGCGTTGGCCGCCGTCGCGTTGTGGGGGGACGACCATGCGGCGGGCTATGGCTGTGGCGGCGGCTGAGCCGAGTTCGCGGCGGACGACGTGGAGGCAGGCGTCGATGCCGGAGGCGGTGCCCGCGCTGGTGACGATGTCGCCGTCGTCGACGAAGAGGACGTCGGGGTTGAGGTTGGCGCGGGGGAAGCGGGTGGCGAACTCGTCGGCGTGGCGCCAGTGGGTGGTGCAGGAGCGGTCGTCGAGCAGGCCCGCCGCGCCGAGGACGAAGGCGCCGCTGCACTCGGACAGCAGCGTGCCGCCGCGGCCGTTGGCGCCGCGGAGGGCCTCCAGGACGGCGGGCGGGTAGCCGTCGCGGATGGTGGTGGCGGGGACGGCCACGAGGTCGGCGCCGTCGAGGGCTTCCAAGCCCAGTTGCGGGATGATCGGGACGCCGACGCTGGTGCGGACCGGGGTGCCCGCGTGTTCGCCGCACACCCGGAACTCGATCGGCGGCACCCCGTCCTCGCTGCGGTCGACGCCGAACACCTCGCACAGCACGCCGAACTCGAACGGGGCAACGCCGTCGATGAGCACGGCGGTCACGGTCCTGAGCATGCCGCCAGAGTAACTGGCAGGATTTTGTGGCACAAGGTCAGAACTGCCACTGGTGGCAGGAAATCTGCCATCGCAAACTTAGTGCCATGACAATCGCGTTTGTGCTGGTCACACTGCTGGCCCTGCTGGTGCTGGGGCTCGACCGCAACCACGTCCGCACCACGGTTCCCGGCTCCAGGCTGGCCGGGAGCACCGATGTCGTCGACCGCGACCTCGCTAGGGTCACCGCCGAACTGGCGGTGACCGAGGCCGGGCCGGCCGAGCGGCGCGCGCCTAGCGCCAGGACGGCAGCCAGAGTTCGGCCTGCCAGCGCCACTCGGTGATGGAGTCGCCGTTGAGGATCGGCCACAGCCAGGCGAAGTTCGCCACGACGAGGCCGACGTAGAGGGCGAGGGCGAGCAGGCCGGTACTGCGGCGTTCCGGCCCATCGCCCGACTTCCCCAACAGGTGCCCGAGGGCGAGCGTTATGCCGAGAACCAGGAACGCCGCCATCGGGGTGGCGTAGAAGAAGTACATCTGCCGGTCGAGGTTCAGGAACCAGGGCAGGTACCCGGCCAGGTAGGCGCCCACGACCGCGCCGTAGCGCCAGTCGAACTTGCTGAACATCCGCCAGAGGCCCCACGCCAGCATCGGCAGCGACAGCCACCACAGCGCGGGTGTACCGATCAGCATCGTCGCGGACACGCACTTGGACTCGCCGCAGGCGGTGGTGTTGCCCTCGTAGTAGTAGAGCATCGGCCGCAGGCTCATCGGCCACACCCACGGCTTGGACTCCCACGGGTGCTGGGACTCGGACTTGGTCACCAGTCCTTCGTGGAACTTCAGCACGTGCTCGTGGTACTGCCCCAGCGACGACAACGCGTGGGTGATGACCGACAACGGCCCGCTACCGGTTCCGTCGCCCAGGTGCCGGTCGATGCTGGTCTCGCTGGAGAACCACGGCGCCCAGGTGGCCAGGTAGGCCAGTATCGCGACACCGACGAAGGCCCACAGCGCGGGCGCCAGGTCGCGCAGGATCGTGCCCCACCAGGGGTTGCGCACCCCGGCCGCGCGCCGGGCCGTCAGGTCGAAGATGATCGTGAGCAGGCCGAACGCGGCCATGAAGTACAGGCCCGACCACTTGACGCCGCAGGCGAGACCGAGCAGGACGCCGCCGGAGATCCGCCACCAGCGCACCCCCAGCCGCGGGCCGAACGGCGACTCGGTGGCCCAGCCGCCCTCGACCGCGACCGCCAGCCGGTTGCGCACCAGGTCCCGGTCGAGCAGCAGGCAGGCGAACGCGGCGAGCACGAAGAACGCCAGGAAGATGTCGAGCATGCCCATCCGCGACTGCAGGTGCGACACCCCGTCGGCGATGAGCAGCACACCCGCGACCCCGCCCAGCAGCGACGACCGGGTCAGCCTGCGGGCGATCCGCACGACCAGCACCACCATCAGCACGCCAGCCAGCGCCGCGGTGAACCGCCAGCCCCAGCCGTTGTAGCCGAAGATGTACTCGCCGATCGAGATGAGCGTCTTGCCGAACGGCGGGTGGACGGTCAGCTCGTAGCCCGGGTTGTCCTCGACGCCGCCGTTGCGCAGCATCTGCCACGCCTGCGGCACGTAGTGCTTCTCGTCGAACACCGGCGTGCCCTGGTCGGTGGGCCAGCCCAGGTTCTGGAAGCGGACGATGCCCGCCAGCAGCCCCACGAAGGCCGTCACCAGCCAGCCGCGCAGGCGGTCGGCGGGCATGGGCGTGCCCAGCAGCCGGGCGCGCGTGACCTCGGTGGGGTCGGCGGCCGGGGTCACCACATCGGGTGACGGTGTCCGGCTGGCCTCGTCGTCGGCAACCAGGGCGCTCACGGGGGGAGATCGTAGGCGCCCCGGTGTGCGATCCGCGTCGGAAGTTCCTCGAACGGGTGGACCCGGTGTCGCCCCGTGATCTGCGGATCAACTGATCGTGTAATTGTTTGCCCAGTTCAGAGGGGGTACAAGAGGATCATCAGCCGTTGTCGTACGGGGACGCTGGCGTGACGGACGGGGTACACGGTGCCTCCTGGACGGCCGACCATCAGGTCGCGACAGGTCGCTGGTGAGCTGCGGAGGCTGCGCAAGCAGGCCGGGCTCACCACCGGCGAGGTGGGCCAGCGGCTGGGGTTGTCGCAGGCCAAGGTCAGCCGGGTGGAGACCGGCACCAGCGGGCTGCGCCTGGGCGACGTGCAGGCCATGCTCGGGCTCTACCGGGTGCCGGAGCCGCGCCAGGCCGAGATCCTCGACCTGGTCCGCCGGGCCGCCGAGCCGGGGTGGCTGCAGGTGCACGGGCGCGGCCTGCCCGAGCAGTGGCAGACCCTGATCGACTGGGAGTCCAAGGCGGTCGCGCTGCGCGCCTTCCACGGCGACCTGGTGCCCGGCCTGCTGCAGACCGCCGATTACGCCAGGGCCGCCATCCGCGACACCGCCGCCGAGCCGCCCGCCGAGGCCGAGCTGGACGTCAAGGTCGGCGCCAGGCTGGCCAGGCAGGGCATCCTCAGCCGCGAGCACCCGCCGCCGCTGCACGCCCTCATCGGCGAGACAGCGCTGCGGGTCCCGGTCGGTGGCCACGCGATCGCCTCCGCCCAGCTGCGCCACCTCGCCGAGGCCATCCGCAGGCCGCACGTGGTGGTGCGGGTGGTGCCGCACGCGGCGGGCGCGCACCCCGGGATGGAGGGGCCGTTCGTGCTGATGGACTTCGACACCGACCGCTCGCTGGCCTACACCGACCACCGCTCCCGCACCCTGTTCCTCGACGACGAGGCCGCGGTGGCCGCGCACCGGCGGGCCTGGGACCGGATCGCCGAGGTCGCGCTGTCCGAGGAGGAATCGGCCGAGATGATCACCCTCCTGTCCGCGGTCGCGGCCCCCTGACCCGGCCGGGGCGGTCGGTACCCTGCACCGGTGCCCACTACACACCGCCCGCGCTGGGTGATCGTCTTGGCCGTGGCGCTGATGGCCGGGCTGGTGGCGGCGGCGGTGCGCTTCGCCGTCGACCGCGCCGCCGATGGCCACCTGGTGGTCGCCGCGATCATCCCGATGGTCATCGGCGGGCTGCTGCTGCGGTCCCGCAGGATGGTGGTCAGCGACGAGCTCTGCGTGGTGGAGCTGGGCGGCATCAGGGTGAGCTACCGGTGGGCCGATCTGGTCGGGCGCAGGGCGGGGACCCTGTACTTCGCCACCGGCCTCGTCGTGCACAACGATGACCTCCTCTCCCGCTACGGGGCCAAGAGGGTTCGGTGGCGCGTCCCGGCCTTCCTGTTCGTGCGCGACTGGCGCGCGCTGCCGATCGGGGTCGCGCGGTGAGCGGGCGGTTGGTGTTGGCGGCCACGCCGCTGGGGGAGATCGGGGACGCGTCGGCGAGGTTGGTTGATGCGCTGGGTAGTGCGGACGTCATCGCTGCTGAGGACACGCGGCGGGCGCGGGCGCTTGCGGCGGCTCTTGGCGTGACGCTGACGGGGCGGGTGGTGAGCTTCTACGACGCGGTGGAGGCCAGTCGTGCGCCTGGGCTTGTTGAGGCTGTCCGGGACGGGCAGACGGTTTTGCTCATCACCGATGCGGGGATGCCCAGCGTTTCCGACCCGGGCTACCGGATGGTCGCGGCCTGCGTAGAGGCTGATCTGCCCATCACCTGCCTGCCCGGTCCTTCGGCGGTCACAACGGCGTTGGCGTTGTCCGGGCTCCCTTGCGACCGGTTCTGCTTCGAGGGCTTCGCGCCGCGTAAGGCGGGTGAGCGGCGCAAGTGGCTGGCTGCGTACGCGGAGGAGCCGAGGACCACGGTGTTCTTCGAGGCACCCCACCGCATTGACGGCCTACTCGCAGACGCAGTCGACGTGCTCGGAGGCGATCGCCGCGCCGCGGTGTGCCGGGAGCTGACCAAGTCCTATGAAGAGGTCAAGCGCGGGACGCTCGCGGAGTTGGCCGAGTGGGCGCGCGACGGCGTACGCGGGGAGATCACCGTGGTGCTGGCCGGTGCCGAGCCCCGCACGTTGGACTTGGACACCCTGGTCGAGCGGGTCAGGGCGTTGGCGGCTGAGGGGACCCGGCTCAAGGACGCGGCAGCCGAGGTGTCCGCAGCGACCGGCGTGAGCAAGAAGGTCCTCTATGACGCGGCCGTGAGTCGCGCGTGAGAACGACCCTCATCAGCAAGGTCACCGGGCTCGACTCGGCCAATGACACCGCGCGCCGTCATGGCATCTACGGCACTGACCTGGGGATCATGTGGGACGACGCCGCGGGGCGCACGTTCGTCCTCTTCGGCGACACCTACGGCCAGGGCTGGTGCGGCAACGGTGCCGGTCCACGGGAGGCCGACTGGCGGTGCAACGTCCTCGCCGTCTCCACCAACCGCGACCTCGACAACGGCCTACGCCTCGACTCCGTCTTCGCCCGCCCTGACGGCCACGCGCGGCAGGTGATCGACCGCGACCCGCGCGTTGACGAAGAAACCATCATCCCGTGCTCAGGCGTGTCTATAGGCGACGCGCACTACGTGCACTACATGTCCGTGCACAAGTGGGGCTCGCAAGGACGCTGGTCCACCAACTACAGCGGGATCGCCGTCTCTGCCGATGGAGGCGAGACGTGGGCCAAGCCCGCTGGCGCGCGGTGGATCAACCGGGCCGAGCGAGACCACCCGTTCCAGATGGGGGCGTTCGCGCTCGGCGAGGACTACCTCTACCTCCTAGGCACACCCAACGGCCGCTGGGCCGGTGCCAGCCTGGCCAGAGTGGGTAAGAGCGACGTCCTGGACACCCGCGCCTACGACTACTGGAACGGCTATGGCTGGTACCCGCGTGACGAGTTCCGCGCGGTACCGGTCATGCGCGGCAACGTCGCCGAGTTGTCGGTCATCTATTCGACGCACCTCGGCCGCTGGCTCGCGATCCACCTGGACGAAGCCCTAGGCGCTCTTGTCCTGCGCAGTGCGGAGGCGCTGACCGGGCCCTGGAGCGACGCCAACGTGCTCGTCACGAGCCGCGACTACCCGGGCCTCTATGGTGGCTTCATCCACCCGGCTTCGGCACGCGGTTCGGCCCTCTACTTCGCGATGTCGCTCTGGCCCTCTTACAACGTCTACCTGATGCGCACCGACCTGCCGTAGCGCCGCCTACCCCCGGGTAGGCACGCTGGTGTAACCCGATGGCTCTGGTGTGTAGCGGCTCCGTAGGCTAATGACCCATGAGCGCCCCCGTGTTGACCGCGGTGGCCTGGCCTTACGCCAACGGCCCCCGCCATATCGGTCACGTGTCCGGATTCGGTGTCCCTTCGGACGTTTTCTCCCGCTACATGCGCATGTCCGGCCACCGCGTGCTCATGGTCAGCGGCACCGACGAGCACGGCACCCCGATCCTCGTCCAAGCCGAGAAGGAGGGCCTGACCACCCGCCAGCTGGTCGACAAGTACAACCGGGTGATCGCCGAGGACCTCCAGGGCCTCGGCCTGTCCTACGACCTGTTCACCCGCACCACGACCGGCAACCACTACCAGGTCGTGCAGGACCTCTTCCTCGCCCTGTGGCGCAACGGCTACGTGCAGTCCAAGACCCAGATGGGCGCGATCAGCCCGTCCACCGGTCGCACCCTGCCCGACCGCTACATCGAGGGCACCTGCCCGATCTGCGGCTACGACGGCGCCCGCGGCGACCAGTGCGACAACTGCGGCAACCAGCTCGACCCGGCCGACCTGAAGAACCCGCGGTCGCGGATCAACGGCGAGGTCCCGAAGTTCATCGAGACCGAGCACCTGTTCCTCGACCTGCCCTCGTTCGCCGAGTCGCTGGGCTCGTGGCTGTCCACCCGCACCGAGTGGCGCCCGAACGTGCTCAAGTTCAGCCAGAACCTGATCGAGGACATGCGGCCCCGGCCGATCACCCGCGACCTGGACTGGGGCATCCCGGTCCCGCTCGACGGCTGGCGCGACGCCCCGATGAAGCGGTTCTACGTCTGGTTCGACGCGGTCATCGGCTACCTGTCGGCCAGCGTCGAGTGGGCGCGCCGCACCGGCGACGCCGACGCCTGGAAGCAGTTCTGGACCGACCCGGCCCAGGCGTACTACTTCATGGGCAAGGACAACATCGTCTTCCACTCGCTGATCTGGCCGTCGCTGCTGCTCGGGCAGAACGGCGCTGGCGACAAGGGCGGCACGCCCGGCCGGTTCGACACGCTGAACCTGCCGACCGAGGTGGTCTCCAGCGAGTTCCTGACCATGAGCGGCTCGAAGTTCTCCACCTCGCGCGGCACGGTGATCTACGTGGGGGACTTCCTCAAGGAGTTCGGCCCCGACGCGCTGCGCTACTTCATCTCCGTCGCCGGTCCCGAGAACCAGGACACCGACTTCACCTGGGACGAGTTCGTCCGCCGGACCAACTTCGAGCTGGCCAACGAGTGGGGCAACCTGGTCAACCGGTCGGTCTCGATGGCGCACAAGAACGTCGGCGCCGTGCCAGCGCCGACCGCGCCGACCGCGGCCGACGCCGAGCTCAAGGCGCTGGCCAAGGCGGCGTTCGCGACCGTCGGCGACAACCTGCGCCGGTCGCGGTTCAAGGCGGCGGCGACCGAGGCGATGCGGGTCGTCGGCGCGGCGAACAAGTACCTGTCCGACGAGGAGCCGTGGAAGCGCAAGGACGACCCGGCGCGGCGGGACACCATCCTGCACACCGCGCTGCAGGTCGTCTCCGATGCCAACACGCTGCTCACCCCGTTCCTGCCGCACTCGGCCCAGCAGGTGCACGAGCTGCTCGGCGGCAAGGGCGTGTGGGCGGCCCAGCCGGAGATCCGCGAGGTCGACGACCTCGACGACCCGTCGATCAGCTACCCGGTGCTCACCGGTGACTACGCGGGCGAGCAGGCCCGCTGGGAGTCGGTGGACATCGAGGTCGGCAAGCCGCTGGTGAAGCCGGAGCCGCTGTTCACCAAGCTCGACCCGAAGCTCGGCGAGACCGGGCCCGAGTGGGCGCCGATCGCGTGACACCGCGCAAGGGTGAGCGACCGCCGGTGCCGGAGCCACTCCCGGCACCGGCGGTCGACGCCCACACCCACCTGGACGCGTGCGGTGCGAAGGATGCCGCCGATGTGTCCACAATGCTCGACCGCGCCGAGAGCGCGGGGATCGATCGGGTCATCACCGTGGCCGACGACCTCGCCTCGGCGCAGTGGGCCGTTGAAGCGTCTACGTGGGACGAGCGCGTCTACGCCGCTGTCGCCATCCACCCGACCCGGACCGCGGGGTTCTCGGACGCGGACAAAGCCGAGATCGAGCGGTTGGCCCAAGAGCCTCGGGTTGTCGCAGTAGGCGAAACCGGGCTGGACTACTACTGGGACTACAGCCCGCCAGAGGCGCAACACGAGGCGTTCCGTTGGCACATCGACCTCGCTAAGAGGGTTGGTAAGCCGTTGATGATCCATGACCGGGACGCGCACGCGGACATCCTCAAGGTTCTTACCGAGGAGGGTGCCCCTGAGCAGGTCGTGTTCCACTGCTTCTCGGGGGACCTGGAGTTCGCGAAGGCGTGCGTGGACCGCGGGTTCGTCTTGTCCTTCGCCGGCCCGGTCACCTTTCGCAACGCGGCCCCCTTACGCGAAGCGGCCGCGTTCGTACCCGCCGAGCAGATGCTCGTCGAGACCGATGCCCCGTTCCTAACGCCCCACCCGTTCCGCGGTAGGCCCAACGAGCCCTACTGCGCCGCCTACACGCTCAGGGACCTCGCGGCGCTGCGCGGGGACGATGTCGCCGAGTTGGCGAGCGCGGTGTCCGCGACCGCGGATCGCGTGTTTCGGTTGCGCACCGTGACATCGGACCTTGCGAACGGTGAAGGATTGCGATGATCGGGGGATGGTCAAACGCCGCCGGGGGTGTGACAGGGCTCACGAGATCGCTGGATGTGTTTGCGCAACCCCCCGGTCCTCGTTACTGTCCCGTGACCGTACGACTAGGGGCACCAGCCCCGAGTCGGCCCGGAGCACGCCGAAGCACTGTTGCTGACCGTCGGGGTTGGCTGGCTGCGGGTCGTCGGACACACACGAGGCGCGAGAGCGGCCGAGCACGCGAGGGAGTGGACGTCGGTGGCCAGACGATGCCGACATCCGCGGCGGAGCGCGACCGGATCTGGTGCCCGCTGGAGGAAACGACCCTGTGAGCGGTAAACAGACCGGCGGTTCCGACCGCCCTGGGCACGACAGCTTCTCCGCCGACACCGACTGGTTCACCCCGGTCACGGCGGTCAGCACCGCCACGCACGAGGACGACTTCACCGCGTGGCAGTCGGAGTTCCCGAGTCTCCCCACCTTCCCCGATGGTCAGTCCACTGGTTTCTACGACGTCAGCCGCGAGTTCGACGAGGGTTACTCGTCCTCGCTGGCCATCACCGACCACGACGTCCGCCACGCCCTCGGCCCGCAGGCCGACGAGATCATGGCCACCGCCGGTGTCGACGTCGACGAGCTCATCCGGCTCATCAACGCCGAGACCACCGTCCTGCCGGTCATCCCGGACGAGCTCTCCGCCGCCCCGCAGCCGCTGAAGGTCGGCGAGGCCGACGCCCCGGCCCCCGGCCTCCTCGCCGCGGTCAAGCGCTGGAAGGGCACCTTCCTCAAGGCCACCATCGCGGCCGTGCTGGTCACCCTCATCGGTGGCGGCGGCGCGGCGATCGCGATGAACAACACCGTGACCGTCGAGGTCGACGGGCAGAGCAAGCAGATCAACACCTACTCCGACACCG
It includes:
- a CDS encoding GlxA family transcriptional regulator → MLRTVTAVLIDGVAPFEFGVLCEVFGVDRSEDGVPPIEFRVCGEHAGTPVRTSVGVPIIPQLGLEALDGADLVAVPATTIRDGYPPAVLEALRGANGRGGTLLSECSGAFVLGAAGLLDDRSCTTHWRHADEFATRFPRANLNPDVLFVDDGDIVTSAGTASGIDACLHVVRRELGSAAATAIARRMVVPPQRDGGQRQYVDLPIPQCTSDSLQPVLTWMLENLTEDHTVAGLATRARMSERSFARHFVAETGTTPHKWLSTQRVLHARRLLEQTPMSVDEVAQECGFGSAALLRHHFQRLVGVAPKDYRRTFAGQ
- a CDS encoding dolichyl-phosphate-mannose--protein mannosyltransferase yields the protein MSALVADDEASRTPSPDVVTPAADPTEVTRARLLGTPMPADRLRGWLVTAFVGLLAGIVRFQNLGWPTDQGTPVFDEKHYVPQAWQMLRNGGVEDNPGYELTVHPPFGKTLISIGEYIFGYNGWGWRFTAALAGVLMVVLVVRIARRLTRSSLLGGVAGVLLIADGVSHLQSRMGMLDIFLAFFVLAAFACLLLDRDLVRNRLAVAVEGGWATESPFGPRLGVRWWRISGGVLLGLACGVKWSGLYFMAAFGLLTIIFDLTARRAAGVRNPWWGTILRDLAPALWAFVGVAILAYLATWAPWFSSETSIDRHLGDGTGSGPLSVITHALSSLGQYHEHVLKFHEGLVTKSESQHPWESKPWVWPMSLRPMLYYYEGNTTACGESKCVSATMLIGTPALWWLSLPMLAWGLWRMFSKFDWRYGAVVGAYLAGYLPWFLNLDRQMYFFYATPMAAFLVLGITLALGHLLGKSGDGPERRSTGLLALALYVGLVVANFAWLWPILNGDSITEWRWQAELWLPSWR
- a CDS encoding helix-turn-helix domain-containing protein; translated protein: MPPGRPTIRSRQVAGELRRLRKQAGLTTGEVGQRLGLSQAKVSRVETGTSGLRLGDVQAMLGLYRVPEPRQAEILDLVRRAAEPGWLQVHGRGLPEQWQTLIDWESKAVALRAFHGDLVPGLLQTADYARAAIRDTAAEPPAEAELDVKVGARLARQGILSREHPPPLHALIGETALRVPVGGHAIASAQLRHLAEAIRRPHVVVRVVPHAAGAHPGMEGPFVLMDFDTDRSLAYTDHRSRTLFLDDEAAVAAHRRAWDRIAEVALSEEESAEMITLLSAVAAP
- the rsmI gene encoding 16S rRNA (cytidine(1402)-2'-O)-methyltransferase produces the protein MSGRLVLAATPLGEIGDASARLVDALGSADVIAAEDTRRARALAAALGVTLTGRVVSFYDAVEASRAPGLVEAVRDGQTVLLITDAGMPSVSDPGYRMVAACVEADLPITCLPGPSAVTTALALSGLPCDRFCFEGFAPRKAGERRKWLAAYAEEPRTTVFFEAPHRIDGLLADAVDVLGGDRRAAVCRELTKSYEEVKRGTLAELAEWARDGVRGEITVVLAGAEPRTLDLDTLVERVRALAAEGTRLKDAAAEVSAATGVSKKVLYDAAVSRA
- a CDS encoding DUF4185 domain-containing protein, producing the protein MRTTLISKVTGLDSANDTARRHGIYGTDLGIMWDDAAGRTFVLFGDTYGQGWCGNGAGPREADWRCNVLAVSTNRDLDNGLRLDSVFARPDGHARQVIDRDPRVDEETIIPCSGVSIGDAHYVHYMSVHKWGSQGRWSTNYSGIAVSADGGETWAKPAGARWINRAERDHPFQMGAFALGEDYLYLLGTPNGRWAGASLARVGKSDVLDTRAYDYWNGYGWYPRDEFRAVPVMRGNVAELSVIYSTHLGRWLAIHLDEALGALVLRSAEALTGPWSDANVLVTSRDYPGLYGGFIHPASARGSALYFAMSLWPSYNVYLMRTDLP
- the metG gene encoding methionine--tRNA ligase is translated as MSAPVLTAVAWPYANGPRHIGHVSGFGVPSDVFSRYMRMSGHRVLMVSGTDEHGTPILVQAEKEGLTTRQLVDKYNRVIAEDLQGLGLSYDLFTRTTTGNHYQVVQDLFLALWRNGYVQSKTQMGAISPSTGRTLPDRYIEGTCPICGYDGARGDQCDNCGNQLDPADLKNPRSRINGEVPKFIETEHLFLDLPSFAESLGSWLSTRTEWRPNVLKFSQNLIEDMRPRPITRDLDWGIPVPLDGWRDAPMKRFYVWFDAVIGYLSASVEWARRTGDADAWKQFWTDPAQAYYFMGKDNIVFHSLIWPSLLLGQNGAGDKGGTPGRFDTLNLPTEVVSSEFLTMSGSKFSTSRGTVIYVGDFLKEFGPDALRYFISVAGPENQDTDFTWDEFVRRTNFELANEWGNLVNRSVSMAHKNVGAVPAPTAPTAADAELKALAKAAFATVGDNLRRSRFKAAATEAMRVVGAANKYLSDEEPWKRKDDPARRDTILHTALQVVSDANTLLTPFLPHSAQQVHELLGGKGVWAAQPEIREVDDLDDPSISYPVLTGDYAGEQARWESVDIEVGKPLVKPEPLFTKLDPKLGETGPEWAPIA
- a CDS encoding TatD family hydrolase — its product is MTPRKGERPPVPEPLPAPAVDAHTHLDACGAKDAADVSTMLDRAESAGIDRVITVADDLASAQWAVEASTWDERVYAAVAIHPTRTAGFSDADKAEIERLAQEPRVVAVGETGLDYYWDYSPPEAQHEAFRWHIDLAKRVGKPLMIHDRDAHADILKVLTEEGAPEQVVFHCFSGDLEFAKACVDRGFVLSFAGPVTFRNAAPLREAAAFVPAEQMLVETDAPFLTPHPFRGRPNEPYCAAYTLRDLAALRGDDVAELASAVSATADRVFRLRTVTSDLANGEGLR